The genomic segment tttatattgtgaaatttttttctactttttattaGTTAAGTTTATTCATAATTACaaagatgaaaaaataataataatgttattaatgTGAAcgtaaacaatatatatatatatatatatatatatatatatataatagattatAATATCACATTctattgatattttgttttactaattaatgtgttaaaattttctttaaatttaatatgcATTGAACATTGAATAGTTTGTGTAGCCTttcaataatacaaaacaaaaatcactattacatttttttctcgTTATTGCATTACAACTTTGAATTCTGAAAACTAAAGTAAACAAAATCAAATGGTAAcatgttataatatataatttaaaaggcTTGAATTGACAAAACTCAATCATAATAATATCTCTTAATATTTGAAGATAAGTTTCTAGagttttaaattcaaatctatcTCTTCCACTTCTGAGTTGTTATCATCATCTGTGTTAACCAAGTCAATGAAATCAATCTTTTTGATGGGTTTCTCCAACTTCAAGATGTATGCCTTGGACCCATCATCATTGATATTTGCACCATATGGAAAAAGTTGTGATGGAACTTGCATTCTCCTAATTGGTACTGAGGAAGAACCAATTTGGCTAGCATTAGAAACTGGATTTCTTCTAATTGAGTGATTTGTCTCCATAATAGGTTGTGGTTGTGCTTGAAAAACCCTACCACCACCCATGATAGGTTGTATAGGCAATTGGAAACCTAATTGCTTTTGAGAATTGACATGTTGAGGTAATGAGTGGAGTCTTTTAATGGCTATTTCTTCTTGTGCCATGTGAGACTCAAGATGAACTAGGAGAGCTTGTGTGCTAATGAAAACTTGATTGCACAATTTGCATCCTTTTGAACTTGTATTGTTACGAAGTTCAAATAATTGTGCATGATTTAACACACCATTGTAAAAGTTGGTCATGGTGGTAGTGCacaaacaaatgaaaagaattgaaaaagtaGGTTAAAAAGGACAAAGCCAAAACTAATTTTCACTCAAGAATACTAATTGAACACCACAATGGGGTTTTATATAGCTTACATATGATCATGTGAATATATTGCATTAATTTAGATGTGATAGAGTAtgtgaactttttttttctacatatattttttttctagaaacAATCTTATTTGAGATAGATATATTAAATACAATACTCTTTTTTAAGTATTTGATATGTATGAAGTTGACAACTAATTTGtaagttttgaaagaaaacgtgacattataaatttaaaacagcacttgattcattttatttagttaatatattattattacacaTGTGTTAATATGTGCATTGTAGAGATTAATAAAGGAAACATAAACAAACAAGGTATTtgtcatttatataattatgattttgtgATATATACTTAAATTGTATTAGTGAATgcatttaaaattaagaatgttTTTAAGGTAAAATTTCAAGATTTCCTCAACATGTTCAAATTAGTTaactttgaaatgaattttAGTATCTCAACTAAAATCATTAGAATGGATTGAACTCATGGGTTACGCCGATTGATATTAGAatgatagtaaaaaaaattacaagttaaaattttggatattttttattgaacatctttattaaattatttatgtttcagGTAACTAATTTTTCAATGGCACTCAACCTTAGTAAAGTTTACttgtgataaaaaaagaagaagaaaagaattatCCTTTATACAGAGTATAAAAGTggacaaaaaattattaaaaaatataatggtaGTAAAAAAGTAATTGcctaattaaatatgtttataatcACTCACtgatgaaattataaaaaacagattaattttagaaattttttagaATGATAGTTGTTGGTTGTATTTTAAGAGCTTTTCcttaaaagttttctttataatacataattttatatgCTCTGTATCACATATTTAAGAAATGACAAATATGTTACTTAATGGTATTTAGAaggaaaaattaactaaaaatttattatatatttaatttcttacttTATATCAAtgcttatttttattctcttataaAATGTTATAGATTTTAATCATTTAGAAAAACTTCATTccttttaattagtttttttcctcaaaaagtcactttcaaattaaaattataaataagagcTTACAAATAAAGTAAATGTTAATAATTGTGCTAAATAtacagaataaaaaattaaaagtggaaatttttaatttgatgaaTTGATTATGGTGGATTGTGGTTGAGGAACATATTTTCATACTTTGCATGATTTCTTCATTTgatatttagaataatttattgtgagtgatataaataattgatttgtTTTCAAATGGTCACCTAGTGCcctattaaataaaaaactaaatacgTGAATCAAATGTGCTAATGGAGTCTTTCTAAGCTAAattactcttttattttatagttacCCAATTATAGCTTAAAAATCATGAAGTGACTCATTTGGTACATCATAAACAAGTTTATTCATCAATCAAACAAACCACATCATCATTAAAAATATCATCCCAACCAATCAACActtgttttaatcaattatagtTAAAGAATAAACCAATCAATTTAGCATAATTACTCAACTTAGAAAATACTATATTACTATATAAACAAAAACTTTCAAGTATtacttattttaacttttttcttacTTGAATCTATAACTTCTCTCATATTCCCTTCCAAATTCATCACTAAGTTAATCTTAGATCTCTAAATATGGTTATGTAgcaaattaattttacaaatattagtgTGTTTCACTCTCTTTGATCAATTTTTGGTTTTTTACATTTGATGGAGATATTTGAGTCACCTAGATGATAAACACAACTATGCAAGatcattttattcaaataaaaaaaagtgaaaaagaacatattaacatttttgtggagaaaataatttttaagaataaatttaacATGCATACTCAATCCATGCAAACTTGTTAAACAAATTAGAATATCTTGACTAAAGTGTATCAATATGGAATAAGCCTTAATCTATTTTAACACTCATGTAACAGAATAAAAAGCTAAACACAAAAATAGattactttttgtaatttttttttaaaattgaaaatttaaaagtataatgctgattaaaaattatcattcaATCACTCAATATTGTCTTGATagttaaatatatacaattcaaatctttaatttaatttggaaattaagtaaattatgattatcaaaagaaaaatctctacATTATTTTTTCACACGGGTAAAGAAACTGAATTCAGctgaagtaaaaaatataaaaaaagttaaattaattatcacatttttagcatgtaaaaaatattaaatttttaagcaatgttaacaaatatttttattttaaactgaTAAAGTAACAATATTCAAcacatttaaaacataaaaaaattaaaatgatttcttaAAAGATAAgattacaaattaaatataataaaagtaagaCAAGAGGGGAAGGGAGCTTATTTGTTAGTATGAAATAAAAGCATCTAAAACCAAAGAAAACGGTTTTGGAAGGAACAAACATCTTCGTGGTAAACCCTACAGACATCCTTTAGGAACCGGAATCACAGATTTTAAGGTTAAGAGGAAAAAGATCATCAATGGCAGAAACCAAAGAAGGTTCAGGTTCGGAGATGTCTCTGAAGGATCAGGGCAACGAGTTTTTCAAGTCAGGAAAGTATCTCAAAGCTGCTGCACTCTACACTCAAGCCATCAAGCAAGACCCTTCTAACCCTACTCTCTATAGgtaccttttttcttttaaaactttcaCCTTTTTTCATTTGGATGTCATTGTTCAATTCTTTCGATTGTGGGTTTCAAAATTTGCTTCAGCTCTGCttttttgtcttgtttattttgtttcccTTGAAATCACGAAAgggtttcttcttttcttttgttatcattattattttagttgGGGTTTTCGGTTTTTATGTAGACCGAGGTGTCAGTTTTTATTGCCAGTATATTATCAGAGTTTCAGAAATTTAGTCTTTTAGTGACAGTTTGGCATGACTATGTGTGTTGTTTGGATTGGAGTTAGATAGACGCTTAAGGCTTAAGCTGAAGCTCTTAAATAGGAAAAAAAGACTCCCTTTTTAGGTTTCTTTCAGTTAACTGTGTTGGTTAGCTGAGTGGAATATACTGAGCTTCATGGTCTGTTTGACACTGAGGAAGCAAGTGAGTGGAATATACTGagtttcaatttttcttttttttgtttctggaagtagaaaaaatttatctttGAAAGGTTAACTATTTCATGGtatctttttttatgtttacttttcATTTGATATCAGTATTTGTTGATTGTCACACACTATAATTCAGCTTCTTATCATATCTCATGTCAGAGGGCATATTgttagaaataattattaattaataatataggCCATTCTAGAAATGTGTTGCGTGGCACTTAGAAGTTACtgcctttttctttcttatataaatttagtagTTTGGATCAACATTTTTCTCATGTCAGATATGTTGTGTGAACTCAATGCATAATAAACCTTATCTTGATTCCTGATGTAGTTTCTTCTGTTTATTTGGTGGCTTCCAGTAATCGTGCTGCAGCATTGCTGCAATTGGATAAGCTTAATAAAGCTCTAGATGATGCAGAGataacaatcaaattaaaacCCCAATGGGAGAAGGTAAATGTTTATCtaatttgttaatatttgaGTGTCTGCACCTTTGTAATACATTTTGGAGTGATGCTGCTTGAATACATTTCCAGGGATATTTCAGGAAGGGAAGCATATTGGAAGCCATGAAACGATACGACGATGTATGTATTCAATAGCTTATTGCTAAAATTTAATTGGAAGCTATTTGTTCTGCTTCGGTTCAGGATTTTATTCTTATTGTGTATGCTTGTGTGAATATTTGTTTGTAGGCTTTAGCTGCCTTTCAGATAGCATTGCAGTATAACTCGCAAAGTCAAGAAGTATTAAGAAAGATAAAGAGGTTGAACCAACTGGTGAAAGATAGCAAGCGAGCCCAAGAAGTGGAGAATATGAGATCCAATGTTGACGTGGCCAAACATTTAGATACATTGAAATCTGAAATGGTTAGTATCCATGTATGCCCAATCTGTAACTAGGAGTGGTAAAAAATTATGTGCTTTCTCAGCTTTTCTTttgcattaattaattaattaatacacaAACACATATGATTTGAAAAGGGTATGggagaaagagaagggaagagaGACAAAAAGGGAGAACGAATACACAGAGGTAGAAACAGAAGTTTTGGAATAACGTATATTCTTAAATCGAGTCAAAATTATCAAATTCAATGTATAGCTATCCCGGTGTAGGCTAACCTCGTAGTTAACAATCCCAAATAACAGCACAGAGTGGCTGACCATAAAATCACTATAGTGAGGTAGCACATAGTGGGATGACCACTACattgaagattttaaaatacgaattatatattttagactacccttaaaatagttaaaaaataaaagtaacaattcaaaatttggGATATATTCAAAATTAGTATTCAGAAGTCTCAGTTTTATGCCTAAATATACAAATCAATGATAATGAAACAAAATGTTGAGCGGCAATGCCACAACAAGAAGGTGGAAGGTAAGACCtgtgataaaaagaaaatacttaCGTGAAAACTGAGTCATGCTATAGAGGGCTGGCTGAACAGGGTAAGTGTGCATTAGATCAATGGTTGTGGGGCTTGACCTGAACTATGTTAGGAATCTGTGGGTTGGAGGGATTGCATCAAAGGACGAAAGGTTGTTGGGGTCTGTGGGAAAGAGTTTCATACATGGGTTTCCAAAACCATTACACCTCTGGTGAAGAAAGACagagataataaaataatcctCCAAAAACTAGGTATGACAAGACAGAAATGGGGTACAAAATGGCTTTTAGATGCTGTTCAGAGTCACTGCTACAAAAACCTTCAAATATTTGTGATCTctactcaatcccacaaaaccgacttgtaaggtgaggtttgcaccatatattataaattggatttatctctagtcgatgtgagacttccaacaccctCGTCACGCAGAGATATAGACatcatctcgagcgtgagactagacattaatgggtggttcgATAACGGCCTAATAGCAGATGGAACAACATGTCCAACAAATATCGTTAAAATAGGCTATAACCAgagctttgataccatgttaagaagtggactttaagtttaactctactccacaaaaccggctcgtaaggtgaggtttgcacccacttatatatatatatatatattataaattagccttatctctagtcgatgtgtgACTTCCAACAGTGGTAATGGGTGCAACATCTCACAAGCTGAATGCAAGCAATCAAAAGTGACTATAAACTCTAAATAATCTGAATTTATTAACACCAAAAggattaataaataaataccaATATATGCAATGTTGTTGGATCTTCATAGAAATTAGCATGCATTGTTGCAATATTCTTGGTCTTTGCTTTTTTTTTGGTCTTTTCCCCTTTTGCTCTTCAAGTTTTTACTTTGTTGTCCTTTTCCCTTATGGATGTCTTATCCTCTATTTTTgcatctttctcctttttttaataaattcttcGTCTATGAATAAAAAAGGAAGTCAATTGGTGGAGTTGGAACTTAGAAGAAACAAATACTGTAACAGCTTTTGATTTTAAACTTCTTCACGAGTAGGAAATCAAAGTGAAGGATGACAAATGTTGGTTAAACTTCTATTGGTTTTGCAAAAACACTAAATCTGATTATGTCCATTATAGTGTTTGTATGTGTGTATGCTAATCTTAACCTAAAAACCAAATTGGATGATCAAGtgtaaaatattcataaacagACAAGAAGGATGATTAAACTAAGTTTTCTactataagtaattttttttcaaataaaaaaatcaaccaaaaaaaaaaccctttCTCAATGCAGCATTTATTCATGATCAGGCAGACTATTGGTttatctttaaaacaaaatctcCAATGAAGTCCCCATTGAGTGTTAATAAAAGCATGAAGAGAGAAGATGACGAACAAAAGGTTACACATGTTAATTTATATACTAGTTTATCTCATAAACAGGAGGTTGGTCCTTAATCCTTGACAAAAGAGCCACGAGTTTCACTGTCCTTTTTCAACTGTTTATATTCAATGTTTCAGTGCCTAATTCTTCTTTACTAGCCTGTTCGAGCTAATTCCCGagtattttttcttcaaatctcTTGgctgaaaaaatattttaatctttgatTGTGCTGCTCAAATCTCTGCTCCTATAGGTTTCTTTCTTAGATAAAATGTTCTGTTCTTGACCTAGTATGCTGTATCTTTCCTTGgaaattcattttcttcttcaatttaaTGATAAGGACACATTTTTTTGGAGAATTTGAGtttatttaaagtataattatgAAGTTCCTGAAATGTCTAGTGATTTTCTAAGACATTGTAAAACATCAGAAACTTGTGTATCTGTGAGATAAGACCTAGTCTTTTGTTAAAGCATTGGGGTGTCAAGGGTCTCTATTCTAgcaataattttgaatatttctGTATGGTTGTATTTTATTGTATGACTAAAATTAACTCTTTCCATACTCACTTTATATGCCCCCGTTTTAGGATCTTCCATTTTGTGTTGTGATCTCACATTTGACCTCTTACTTCCTGTCTCCCATGTCTGAACGAAGGTGGGACTCAAAATTTCTACATCCTTGGTGCTGCTAGAAATTTATGACAATAAGCTGTAGGATATCAACACATTCAAAATTGAATAATGTATTAATACATCCAATTTCAACTGAATGAACAGCAGAGACTCAGGTTCTCAGACAGAGAAAAACAACTGAAAAAATGAACTGAGATTGTTGGAAAAATATCTATTTCCTTCTACTTCTTGGTTTCtagatgttttattttttctgttccctttaacttatatttcatgtaattaatatttattaatggatgtgaaataatttatttctccATATAATCATgcatcattttaaaatttcccTTGTGAGGATTAAATGATCTCCTTCATACAGGCTGGAAAGTATGGATCGGAATACGGGAAAGATTTGTTCTCATTCCTTGTTGAGACTATAGAGACTGCTGTAAAATCATGGCATGAAACATCTTCAGTGGATGCTAGAGTTTACTTTCTTCTGGATAAGGAAAAGACACAGACCGATAAGT from the Vigna angularis cultivar LongXiaoDou No.4 chromosome 3, ASM1680809v1, whole genome shotgun sequence genome contains:
- the LOC108326672 gene encoding uncharacterized protein LOC108326672 isoform X1, with the protein product MAETKEGSGSEMSLKDQGNEFFKSGKYLKAAALYTQAIKQDPSNPTLYSNRAAALLQLDKLNKALDDAEITIKLKPQWEKGYFRKGSILEAMKRYDDALAAFQIALQYNSQSQEVLRKIKRLNQLVKDSKRAQEVENMRSNVDVAKHLDTLKSEMAGKYGSEYGKDLFSFLVETIETAVKSWHETSSVDARVYFLLDKEKTQTDKYAPVVNIDKAFESPHTHSNCFSFLRQYAEESFSKAACLVTPKSIIAYPQVNTKLEVHGGILTTSTFLNMSGRAKDQESGNMHTVTVSLCSLSHPPCESSFSYLVQMKRDRHCAGIQRFWTLVFMKFFPGYSNKRCPDLSVLH
- the LOC108326672 gene encoding uncharacterized protein LOC108326672 isoform X2; amino-acid sequence: MAETKEGSGSEMSLKDQGNEFFKSGKYLKAAALYTQAIKQDPSNPTLYSNRAAALLQLDKLNKALDDAEITIKLKPQWEKGYFRKGSILEAMKRYDDALAAFQIALQYNSQSQEVLRKIKRLNQLVKDSKRAQEVENMRSNVDVAKHLDTLKSEMAGKYGSEYGKDLFSFLVETIETAVKSWHETSSVDARVYFLLDKEKTQTDKYAPVVNIDKAFESPHTHSNCFSFLRQYAEESFSKAACLVTPKSIIAYPQVWKGQGSRKWKHAHSDGFFVQFESPSLRKLFFIPSSNEKGQTLCRDPEVLDIGVHEVLPRLFK